A genomic region of Patescibacteria group bacterium contains the following coding sequences:
- the tgt gene encoding tRNA guanosine(34) transglycosylase Tgt, protein MFKVIKKSKISKARIGRLKVKHGEIDTPFFMSIATKGAVKNLTTEELKQINVPIILSNTYHLMARPGLKTIKKFNGVHKLIKWNGPILTDSGGYQIFSLTKLLKLDNRGVEFSSTESGGKIFLTPEKALEFQKEIGSDICMVLDECPEYTKNKKRVEKAVKRTTDWAKRSRDLMKKWKPACRQAGGNRPLVFGIVQGGIFNDLRKKSLDDLLKLSFDGIAIGGVSVGEPFSEAHKILKFLANKLPENKPHYLMGIGYPEQVIQSVKQGIDMFDCVIPTRHARHGELFVFKGKDLKYEKIQIGKSKYATDFSLLDKNCSKAYLHHLYKSGESLYQRLATIHNLKFYMDLMQKIREGIKKGRI, encoded by the coding sequence ATGTTTAAAGTCATTAAAAAATCAAAAATCTCAAAAGCCAGAATCGGCAGATTAAAAGTGAAACACGGCGAAATAGATACGCCGTTTTTCATGTCTATTGCAACCAAGGGAGCTGTTAAAAATTTAACCACGGAAGAATTAAAACAAATTAATGTGCCGATAATTTTATCCAATACTTATCATCTTATGGCCAGGCCAGGATTAAAGACAATCAAAAAATTCAATGGAGTCCATAAATTGATTAAATGGAATGGCCCAATACTGACTGATTCTGGCGGATACCAGATTTTTTCTTTGACAAAATTACTGAAATTGGACAATAGGGGAGTGGAATTTTCATCAACAGAGTCCGGAGGAAAAATATTTCTTACTCCAGAAAAAGCCCTAGAATTCCAGAAAGAAATCGGTTCTGATATTTGTATGGTTTTGGATGAATGCCCGGAATATACTAAAAACAAAAAAAGAGTGGAAAAAGCAGTAAAACGCACAACTGACTGGGCTAAAAGAAGCAGGGATTTAATGAAAAAATGGAAACCTGCCTGCCGGCAGGCAGGGGGAAACAGACCATTGGTTTTCGGGATTGTGCAGGGCGGTATTTTTAATGATTTGCGCAAAAAGAGTTTGGATGATTTATTGAAATTAAGCTTTGATGGCATTGCCATTGGCGGAGTTTCTGTGGGCGAGCCGTTTTCAGAAGCGCATAAGATTTTGAAATTCCTTGCCAATAAACTTCCGGAAAACAAACCGCATTATTTAATGGGTATTGGCTATCCAGAGCAGGTTATCCAGTCAGTAAAACAAGGGATTGATATGTTTGATTGCGTGATTCCCACCCGCCATGCGCGGCACGGGGAATTGTTTGTTTTTAAAGGCAAGGATTTAAAATACGAGAAAATCCAAATTGGAAAAAGTAAATACGCAACAGATTTTTCCTTACTGGATAAGAATTGTTCTAAAGCGTATCTGCATCATTTATACAAATCAGGCGAATCTTTGTATCAGCGCCTTGCTACAATCCACAATCTGAAATTTTATATGGATTTAATGCAAAAAATCCGGGAAGGAATTAAAAAGGGGAGGATATAA